The genome window AGTGGGCTTCCTTGATTCCACCTGGCATGACCGCGATGTCCATTCCCGCCACCCGCCTTTCCTTATCCGGGTATGCGATCAATGATGGTGCGCACGTTAATATTAACGCCTGTCTCCTATTTGTGGATGTGGATCCCTCCTTCCAGACGATTTTGCCCAACCTGACTGCCGTCCTGACAGGAACCGGCTTTGGTTCCGTGACCGGGTCTGAAGGTACTGGTTTCAGTACGGAAGGTTTGCCGGTTCTTTCACTTGGTGTTGCCGCTGCGGGTTCGTCGCAAGGAAGGCTTGAGTTGGATCCCTCGGTTCAACAGCCCTATTTCGTGGTCCCGTCCGAGGCGCAGCGTCCGCGGATGGTTTGCCAGATGCTGCTTCAGGATGTGGTTGTGATGAAGCTGGGTAATTTCTCACTTGACCCCTCCGGCACAGCAGCGGCGCCGCAACAACAAACTTCCGATGCAGAGCAACAGCAGGCGCCTGTTGCTCCCGATATCGTTACCTTAATTGTGTCACCACAGGACTCGGTTACGTTGTCATACTTAATTTATACGAATGCTCAAATCTCCCTGACATTGCGTAATCCGACGGATCAGGCGCGTCAGGCAACAGAGGCATCCACGTTGCAGTTCCTGCTCAGTCAATATAATATCCCTGTCCCTGCGAAACTGCCTTATGCCATGCAGCCCGCCTTGACCACCATCACGCCTCCCGTTTTACCGAATGATGCTCCGCCACCACCACCCCAGCAATAGAACATACTTTTCATGATTGGATATCGTGTGATATGGCTGTAGATAAAATTCGGGTTCTCATCGTAGATGATATTGCAGAGACTCGCGAAAATGTACGTAAACTCCTGCAGTTTGAATCTGACGTGGAAGTTGCCGGTGTTGCGCGGTCAGGTAGGGAGGGTATTCAGCTTTCACAGGAGTTAGATCCCGACGTCATATTGATGGATATCAATATGCCCGATATTGACGGGATTTCTGCCACGGAAGAAATCCGTCAAAAATCACCTCATATCCAGGTTGTGATTTTATCTGTACAAGGCGATCCGAATTACATGCGGCGTGCGATGCTGGCAGGTGCGCGCGACTTTTTGACAAAACCCCCAATGGGGGATGAATTGATTTCCGCAATACGCCGCGCCGGTGAAATGGCTCACGCGGAGCGGGATAAGGGATCAAAGCAGAAGGGCGGTTCTTCACTGCCCGGCTCGCCAAATTTGATGTCGAGTCTGGCGCCTCTGACAAATGGGAAGATCATTACGATATACAGCCCAAAGGGTGGCACGGGATGTACAACGATTGCAGTCAACCTGGCGATCGCATTACATAATGAAGATACACGCACTGTACTCGTGGATGGAAATCTACAATTTGGCGATGTTGCTGTTTTTGTGAATGAACAAGGCAAGAATACCATCCTGGATATTGCCCCTCGTGTCGACGAATTGGAGCCCGATGTTGTTGAAGAAATTTTAATTAAGCATGAGGCTTCCGGTGTCCGCATCCTTGCCGCGCCTCAGCGTCCTGAAATGGCAGAGAAGGTTTCAGCTGATCAATTTGTCAAGGCCTTGCAGTTTTTGCAAGGGATGTATTCTTATATTGTCGTGGATACATCTCCGATCCTGACGGATGTCATCCTTTCGACAATTGATATAAGCGACGTCATTGTTCTCATCACCACCCAGGAGATTCCCGCCATAAAAAACACCCGTTTGGTGCTGGATCTATTCCATACAATGGGTGTTAAAAAGGATCGTATTGTCTTTGCAATGAACCGATTTGACAAGCGAATTGCAATCACCCCTGAACGGGTGAGTGAAAATCTTAAGCACGAGGTGTCCGTATCGATCCCGCTGGATGAAAAAGTGGTTATTACTGCAGTAAATCGCGGAGTGCCGTTCATGCTGGATAATAAATCCCAGCCGGTTGGTAGGGGTATATATTCACTGGCTGAGGCGGTTCGGGCGCGGTTGAGTGCATTAGAAGTTGAAAGTGAAGCATCTGTTAAACGTTAAGGAGAATTATTATGTCGTTGCTTCGACGTATTGAACAAGGCCAGGGCGGCAACCAGCAGGGGACACCATCAGCACCGCCTCAATCTGGTGGCAATGAGCAGGCTGGAGGCGGGGGAGGAAGCGATTCCTCCCGTCTTTCATCTTTGCAGGCAAGAAGGGTCAGTGCCCCTGTTACTTCTCCACAGGCCGGTTCTTATTTTGATTTAAAAACCCGAGTTCAGAATAAACTGCTGGCTGAGATCGATCCGTCCATGGATGTTTCCCGGACGGAAGAGGTCCGCCGGACCATCCAGGGTTTATTTGAACAGATCCTTTCTGAAGAGAACATTGTTCTTTCACGCCCCGAGAGGGCACGACTGTTCGAACAGATTGCTGCTGAGATTCTTGGGCTTGGACCATTGCAATCGCTCTTGGAAGATGACACGATTACTGAAATCATGGTAAATGGACCGAAAAATATCTATATCGAGCGCAAAGGCAAGCTCCACCGGGTGCCGGTGACTTTTGAGAGCAATGAACATGTCATGCGGATCATTGACCGCATTGTTGCGCCGCTCGGCCGCCGTATTGATGAATCCAGCCCCTATGTGGATGCCCGTTTGCAGGATGGGTCTCGTGTAAATGCAGTAATCCCTCCCATCTCATTGGTCGGTCCAGTTCTGACTATACGTAAGTTTTCGAGGAATCCAATTTCAATCGACCAAATGATTCAGTTTGGCTCCATAACAAATGAGGCGGTACAGTTCTTAAAGGCTTGTGTGGAAGCCCGTCTGAATATTGTCATTTCCGGCGGTACCGGTTCCGGCAAGACAACACTCCTGAACGTGTTGTCAAGCTTTATTCCTTCTGATGAACGCATCCTGACAATTGAGAATGCGGCTGAACTGCAATTACGCCAGGAGCATGTCGTCACACTCGAATCAAGGCCGCCCAATATCGAGGGGCGTGGCGAGATCACGATCCGCGACCTGGTTATCAATGCCCTGCGTATGCGTCCTGAAAGAATTATCGTGGGTGAGTGCCGCGGCGGTGAAACCCTGGATATGTTGCAAGCCATGAATACAGGCCATGACGGCTCAATGACGACCGCCCACGCCAACTCCCCCCGCGATGCGCTTGCCCGTCTTGAAACCATGTGCCTTATGGCGGGCATGGATCTTCCAGTAAGGGCTATTCGGGAGCAAATGGCAAGTGCCGTGGATTTGATTTGTCAACAGGAGCGCATGCGTGATGGTACGCGTAAAGTCACAACCATTACGGAGGTTAGCGGAATGGAAGGTGATGTGATCACCATGACCGATATTTTCGTATTTGAACAAACCGGCATGGAAAATGGCAGAATTGTGGGCCGAATGCGGCCGACGGGATTGCGACCAAAGTTCATGGATAAAATCGACGCCGCCGGTATTCACCTGCCGCCGTCCATTTTTGGCATTGGCGAACGTCGTCGTTATTAAGGGTTGCCCCATTTGTTCTGATATGCTTAAGAAATATGAATTGCTGGAAGGAACAGCATGACTTGGATTATTATCATCGGTGGCACAATATTAATCATCCTATTGACCATAGGTGTTATTGTTTCTTCGAATAGTGAACGCGTGTTGGTCGAAGAGCGTCTCAGTCAATATTTGGATGATGATAAAAAAAGCGCCGATCGTGAAGCGCAGCGTTATGTGCTCACGAATTGGGTGTCGAAACGGGTGGAAAAAACATCCTTTGGCGACCGGGTCGCGCGCGAGCTGGCCCGCGCGGATTTGAAGTTCAAGGTGGCTGAGTACTTTGTATTGATCATGCTTAGCATCGTGCTGGTTGGGGTGGTTGCGTGGTTTGTGGGGAATCGCCATCCGGTTTCCCTCCTGCTTGGAGCCATTGGCGGCGGTTTTATACCCCGATTCTATGTAAAATCACAGCAGAAACAGCGATTGCGAAAGTTTAATGACCAGCTTTCCGATATGCTTAACCTGATGGTAAATGGTTTGCGGGCCGGGTATTCAACCATGCAGGCGATGGAGGCGATAAGCAAAGAGTTGCCTGCGCCTATCTGCGATGAGTTTCATCGTGTTGTTCAGGAAATGCAGATTGGCATCCCAATGGAAACCGCCCTTGAAAACCTGCTTCGTCGCATCCCAAGCGAGGACCTTGATTTTGTGGTGACGGCAATCAATGTTCAGCGTGAGGTCGGCGGTAACCTTTCCGAGATTTTGGATAATATTTCATTTACGATCCGCGAACGTGTCCGCATCAAGGGTGAAGTGCGTGTTCTTACATCCCAGGTGCGCACATCCGGAACTGTGCTTTCCCTTATCCCGTTTTTTCTCACTATTATTTTGTGGTTCCTTAACCCGGAATACCTGCTCTCCATAACCCAGGGCGGGATTTATTGCACCATTGCCATCATTTGCCTTGTCCTTGGATTGATCTTCTCAAGCTACTTTATCATGATGCGTATTGCGGATATTGAGGTGTAATATGACTACATTTATTGCAATCTTTGTTGTTGTCGTGATTTTGGGAGGGGCGGCTCTGCTTGTTGTGGTTGGGATGCGTTATTCCCGCCAGTTCCAGCAAAGCGGTGAGAGCGATCCGATCATGTCCCGCCTTGCCGAGGCCACCCAGCGTGGGGAGAATGTATCCCTAGAGGATATTGAATTACAACAGCCCTTCATGGAGCGTGTTGTTGTTCCAGTAATAAGAAGGCTTGGCGAATTTTCGACGCGTTTTACCCCTCAGAAGCTTTTGGAGGAAACCACCCTTAAGTTGGAGCTGGCGGGAAACCCCGGGCGGATTGATGCCTCGACCTTTTTGTCCACGCGTTTTGTTGGTGCGGGTGTTTTTGGCGGTCTTTTGCTGCTGATTTCATCCCTCCCGACGGTGGATTGGCCGTTTGGAAGAGTCGTTCTGGTTGTTGGCATCTTTACTGCGTTGGGATTTTTCTTCCCGCAATTATGGCTGCAGAGTCGCATTAATGGCCGTCAAAATGAAGTACGTAAGGCGATGCCCGATGCTCTCGACCTGTTGACAATCTGCGTGGAAGCGGGCTTGGGCTTTGATGCGGCGATGTCCAAAGTGAGCGAAAAGTGGGAGAATGAACTTTCGATCATGTTCGGACGTTGTATCCGCGAAGTTCAACTTGGCAAGACGCAGCGCGAAGCCTTGCGGGATATGGCAGACCGCATCGGACTTGCTGAGTTAACAAGTTTTGTGGCAGCTGTGATCCAAAGTCAGAGCCTTGGTGTAAGTTTGGCGAAGGTTTTGCGGATTCAGTCTGACCAAATGCGCATGAAGCGGCGCCAGTTTGCCGAGGAGCTGGCACACAAAGCCCCGGTGAAGATGATCATCCCAATGGCCTTGCTGACCTTTCCCTCGATTATGATCATTCTGATGGCCCCGGCCGCATTCCAGATTGCCGGCGCTTTTGGCCCGTTCCTGGGAAATTAAAATTTCATTCCCAATTCCGGACTGCCATTCTTTACCGAGAGGCAGATTTGAAAAATTGGAAATACGTTTTATATCGTTCATTTTGGAACGCGGTTGACCTGCTTTTCCCTCCCTTATGCGGCGGGTGCGGCAAGCCTGGTTCCCGCTGGTGTCAAGATTGCCAGCATCGCGTAAAGGCCTTGCAGGGAATTCTATGTGAAATTTGCGGTCTGCCTCAGGAAAAGTCCGGGATTTGCGGGACTTGTCTTGTAGAAAGACCGCGATATCGCGCATTAAGGGCGTGGGCGGTTTTTGACGAGCCGCTGCAGACCGCATTGCATAAGTTGAAATACCGCCGTGATGTTTCGATGGGGGATTCGCTTGCATCCCAGATGGTGCCATTTGTTAAAGATCTGAAATGGCAGATTGACCTGCTCGTTCCAATTCCGTTGGGGAAACAAAGATTCAAGGAACGCGGATATAATCAGGTTGGAATGATTGCCAAGCCGCTTGCACTGGCGTTGAGCATCAGATACGCGCCGAATGAATTGATGCGTCGTAAAGAGACGCGTTCCCAGGTGGGCTTGAGCAGGGTGGAGCGCAGGGAGAACTTGCGCAATGCATTTCAAGCCGGGATGGGGGTGTCTGGAAAAACTGTTCTCGTGATGGATGATGTTTCTACAACAGGATCAACTTTATCGTCCGGCGCTGAAGCGTTGTATTCCTGCGGTGCCAACGATGTGTATGCGTTGACAGTCGCACGCGCATTGCCCCGCCACGGGTTGAGGCATGTGTAGCGTCTTGAGGTTGTGACTTAACATCCCAATAAGGAGGATTCGATGTCCAACAAAGTGGAAGTTCAGACCCGCAACATCCGTTTGACCGAAAAGATCGAAGAGTACGTGAACAAGAAAGCGGGTAATCTCGATCATTACCTGCCTTCCATTGATGAGGCGCGCGTGGAGTTGACCCACCATAAAGCTGCACGCGATGCCAACGACCGCAATGTGGCGCAGATCACCATTTTTGGCAAGGGCTTTACCCTGCGCACCGAAGAGCGTGCGGACGAGGCCCTTGCCGCTTTTGACCATGCGCTTGATAACATGCAGCGACAGATCGAAAGATATAAAGGAAAACATCACCGTGGACGCGGCGACGGACGTTCTGCCGCCGAGGTGTTCGAGGATGTTCTTGATGAAGAAACCGGCGAACTCTCCCCCCTGTTTGCCCGCAGAAAGAAATTTGTGCTTAACCCAATGACCGAGGATGAGGCCATTGTACAGATGCGGAACCTGGGCCACGATAACTTCTTTATCTTTTACAATGCGGAGACGAGCAAGATCAACGTGTTGTACCGCCGCCGCAATGGGAGCTATGGTTTGATCGAACCAGAACTTGGTTAAGGTGTGCGATAAAAGAAGAGGGCTGGAGAATTCTTCAGCCCTCTTCTTTTATCGCTTTCATTCTTGATTCAATGGTAATGAAGCAGATTACAAGAACTGCCCATGCAAGCAGTTGTTCCTGTCTTAACCCGTTCAGGATGAGTGTGCTGTCTGCGCGGAACGTTTCGATGACGAGTTGCGAGAAGGCTGTCAGCGCGCTGAAGGCAAGGAAAAGAATTCCCGGGTGTGGGCTTTGCCTCCTGCGCCAGAGCCAACCAAAGATTATGAAGGCGGCGAGTGTTTCATAGATTTGAGTAGGGTGGCGGGTTGCATTCCAGAGTTCAATCCCCCAGGGCAGGTCTGTGATTTTTCCGAACGCTGTGCCTGCCGCGAGGCGGGTTAATCCCATCCCGATAGCGAGAATGCCGAAGAAAGGGGTGAGCGCGTCAAGCGTTGACCAGAGTTGCAGACCGCGCCTTTGACCGTAAATTAACGAGATGATCAAGGCGGCGGCGAGAGCGCCAGGCGGATCGAAGAGGTCGGGGTTAATCGAGACGATGCCGAGCGGACTTTTGATGAAGGCGGCAAAGTTTTGTAAAACGAACGAGATGCGTCCGCCGATGATAAAGGCAATCAGACCGTAGAAGGCGATATTGTTGAGATCGTCTTTGTCGATGCCGTGGCGCTCGGCGCGCTTTTCGGCAAAGGCCAGTCCGACCCATGCGGCGATGACAAGCAGGATCATGTGGCGGGGAGGCGCAAAAAGGTTCCGGAATAATGTGAGCATGTTATTTTAAGGCTTCTTCAATGCGTGTGCGTAGCAGGGCCTCGGACATGGGTCCGCCGATGACGACTTCGGTGATAATGCCGAAACGGTTGATGAAATAGGATGATGGCAGTGACCGGATCTGGTATGCCCTGCCGGTTTCGTTTGTTTCATCGAGCAGGATGGGGAAGGTGAGGCCGTATTCCTCTACGAACGGGACGACAGCCAGCGGATTATCCTGGTAGGTCATGTTGACCGCAAGGACGGTAAATCCCTGGTCTTTGTATTCTTCGTACATCTTTTGAATGGCCGGCATTTCTGCCCGGCAGGGCGGACACCAGGTTGCCCAAAGATTGATGAGCACCGCCTGACCTTTTAAATCAGCAAGGCTGTAGGTTTCACCTTCAGGGGTTTTGAGCGTAATATCCGGTGCGGGGA of Anaerolineales bacterium contains these proteins:
- a CDS encoding response regulator, which codes for MAVDKIRVLIVDDIAETRENVRKLLQFESDVEVAGVARSGREGIQLSQELDPDVILMDINMPDIDGISATEEIRQKSPHIQVVILSVQGDPNYMRRAMLAGARDFLTKPPMGDELISAIRRAGEMAHAERDKGSKQKGGSSLPGSPNLMSSLAPLTNGKIITIYSPKGGTGCTTIAVNLAIALHNEDTRTVLVDGNLQFGDVAVFVNEQGKNTILDIAPRVDELEPDVVEEILIKHEASGVRILAAPQRPEMAEKVSADQFVKALQFLQGMYSYIVVDTSPILTDVILSTIDISDVIVLITTQEIPAIKNTRLVLDLFHTMGVKKDRIVFAMNRFDKRIAITPERVSENLKHEVSVSIPLDEKVVITAVNRGVPFMLDNKSQPVGRGIYSLAEAVRARLSALEVESEASVKR
- a CDS encoding CpaF family protein, which gives rise to MSLLRRIEQGQGGNQQGTPSAPPQSGGNEQAGGGGGSDSSRLSSLQARRVSAPVTSPQAGSYFDLKTRVQNKLLAEIDPSMDVSRTEEVRRTIQGLFEQILSEENIVLSRPERARLFEQIAAEILGLGPLQSLLEDDTITEIMVNGPKNIYIERKGKLHRVPVTFESNEHVMRIIDRIVAPLGRRIDESSPYVDARLQDGSRVNAVIPPISLVGPVLTIRKFSRNPISIDQMIQFGSITNEAVQFLKACVEARLNIVISGGTGSGKTTLLNVLSSFIPSDERILTIENAAELQLRQEHVVTLESRPPNIEGRGEITIRDLVINALRMRPERIIVGECRGGETLDMLQAMNTGHDGSMTTAHANSPRDALARLETMCLMAGMDLPVRAIREQMASAVDLICQQERMRDGTRKVTTITEVSGMEGDVITMTDIFVFEQTGMENGRIVGRMRPTGLRPKFMDKIDAAGIHLPPSIFGIGERRRY
- a CDS encoding type II secretion system F family protein, with product MTWIIIIGGTILIILLTIGVIVSSNSERVLVEERLSQYLDDDKKSADREAQRYVLTNWVSKRVEKTSFGDRVARELARADLKFKVAEYFVLIMLSIVLVGVVAWFVGNRHPVSLLLGAIGGGFIPRFYVKSQQKQRLRKFNDQLSDMLNLMVNGLRAGYSTMQAMEAISKELPAPICDEFHRVVQEMQIGIPMETALENLLRRIPSEDLDFVVTAINVQREVGGNLSEILDNISFTIRERVRIKGEVRVLTSQVRTSGTVLSLIPFFLTIILWFLNPEYLLSITQGGIYCTIAIICLVLGLIFSSYFIMMRIADIEV
- a CDS encoding type II secretion system F family protein translates to MRYSRQFQQSGESDPIMSRLAEATQRGENVSLEDIELQQPFMERVVVPVIRRLGEFSTRFTPQKLLEETTLKLELAGNPGRIDASTFLSTRFVGAGVFGGLLLLISSLPTVDWPFGRVVLVVGIFTALGFFFPQLWLQSRINGRQNEVRKAMPDALDLLTICVEAGLGFDAAMSKVSEKWENELSIMFGRCIREVQLGKTQREALRDMADRIGLAELTSFVAAVIQSQSLGVSLAKVLRIQSDQMRMKRRQFAEELAHKAPVKMIIPMALLTFPSIMIILMAPAAFQIAGAFGPFLGN
- a CDS encoding ComF family protein gives rise to the protein MHKLKYRRDVSMGDSLASQMVPFVKDLKWQIDLLVPIPLGKQRFKERGYNQVGMIAKPLALALSIRYAPNELMRRKETRSQVGLSRVERRENLRNAFQAGMGVSGKTVLVMDDVSTTGSTLSSGAEALYSCGANDVYALTVARALPRHGLRHV
- the raiA gene encoding ribosome-associated translation inhibitor RaiA, whose protein sequence is MSNKVEVQTRNIRLTEKIEEYVNKKAGNLDHYLPSIDEARVELTHHKAARDANDRNVAQITIFGKGFTLRTEERADEALAAFDHALDNMQRQIERYKGKHHRGRGDGRSAAEVFEDVLDEETGELSPLFARRKKFVLNPMTEDEAIVQMRNLGHDNFFIFYNAETSKINVLYRRRNGSYGLIEPELG
- a CDS encoding prolipoprotein diacylglyceryl transferase, which gives rise to MLTLFRNLFAPPRHMILLVIAAWVGLAFAEKRAERHGIDKDDLNNIAFYGLIAFIIGGRISFVLQNFAAFIKSPLGIVSINPDLFDPPGALAAALIISLIYGQRRGLQLWSTLDALTPFFGILAIGMGLTRLAAGTAFGKITDLPWGIELWNATRHPTQIYETLAAFIIFGWLWRRRQSPHPGILFLAFSALTAFSQLVIETFRADSTLILNGLRQEQLLAWAVLVICFITIESRMKAIKEEG
- a CDS encoding TlpA disulfide reductase family protein — translated: MIRSQRLILYILLLIACAAWIVLSADTTGTSVSGGVPAPQAGFPAPDITLKTPEGETYSLADLKGQAVLINLWATWCPPCRAEMPAIQKMYEEYKDQGFTVLAVNMTYQDNPLAVVPFVEEYGLTFPILLDETNETGRAYQIRSLPSSYFINRFGIITEVVIGGPMSEALLRTRIEEALK